A region from the Phycisphaerales bacterium genome encodes:
- a CDS encoding biopolymer transporter ExbD, whose translation MNFKSKKPDNRSRVPLNLASMIDVVFLLLIFFLFSSIITPSESQLTPNIQTQQVSSASRSTDFSPQVLSVEVIDGKPGYRVGSRVIATRSELLELLRELPHELGVFVRVSDSVPVGFAVGAIQCCRDAGFEKVTYVPESK comes from the coding sequence ATGAACTTCAAGTCCAAAAAGCCCGACAACCGCAGCCGCGTGCCGCTCAACCTCGCGAGCATGATCGACGTGGTCTTTCTGCTGCTCATTTTCTTTCTGTTTTCATCGATCATTACGCCGTCCGAGTCGCAACTGACGCCCAACATACAGACGCAGCAGGTCAGCAGCGCCAGCCGCAGCACCGACTTCAGCCCGCAGGTGCTCTCCGTGGAGGTGATTGACGGCAAGCCGGGTTACCGCGTCGGCTCGCGCGTCATCGCGACGCGCAGCGAACTGCTCGAACTGCTGCGCGAACTGCCGCACGAACTCGGGGTGTTTGTGCGCGTATCAGATTCGGTGCCGGTGGGCTTTGCCGTCGGCGCGATCCAGTGCTGCCGCGACGCCGGGTTTGAGAAGGTGACGTATGTCCCCGAATCGAAATAG
- a CDS encoding biopolymer transporter ExbD translates to MRFTAQQRVHLPELDLTAMIDVIFLLIIFFMTTAQFVERARAELELPEEKGEAEARAALPPLVVNVLVEGPDRYIVGERQMGQAAVKELIDREIMRLREDGRTMGEFEVVIRADQRGASKWINDLGAYLRERGVWRWRLATEPAR, encoded by the coding sequence GTGAGGTTCACCGCCCAACAGCGCGTTCACCTGCCTGAACTCGATCTCACCGCGATGATCGACGTCATTTTTCTCCTCATCATCTTCTTCATGACCACGGCGCAGTTTGTCGAGCGGGCCCGGGCCGAACTCGAGTTGCCTGAGGAGAAGGGCGAGGCCGAAGCGCGGGCGGCGCTGCCCCCGCTGGTGGTCAACGTCCTCGTGGAAGGGCCGGACCGGTATATTGTCGGCGAGCGCCAGATGGGACAGGCCGCCGTGAAGGAACTCATCGATCGCGAAATCATGCGATTGCGCGAGGATGGCCGCACGATGGGCGAATTCGAAGTGGTGATTCGCGCCGACCAGCGCGGCGCAAGCAAGTGGATCAACGACCTGGGCGCCTACCTCCGCGAGCGCGGCGTGTGGCGCTGGCGACTGGCGACGGAGCCGGCCCGCTGA
- a CDS encoding MotA/TolQ/ExbB proton channel family protein: protein MTMGVLATTMLQPLLLLAQDEEPRGMTLLEQINNGGLTGYIIILLSLVAATLAVMNIIAIQPKRLVPPHLVAALQGLLINRDVVGALEVCKRVENDSFLTRVLAQGLNRYQRSAFGPFEFKDAIEEAGAEEVARLYRKTDALGLIGSIAPMLGLLGTVIGMVGAFSTISSSGARPELLAADISKALITTLMGLCVAIPTMAVFSYLRNRIDHYAALAAQTIEEITVGLEPTGAPPAGAARAAAAAPARPMSAPAPSGPTRPAAPPAASARVGT, encoded by the coding sequence ATGACCATGGGCGTTCTCGCTACCACGATGCTCCAGCCGCTGCTTCTGCTCGCGCAGGATGAGGAGCCCCGCGGCATGACGCTGCTCGAGCAGATCAACAATGGCGGTCTGACGGGATACATCATCATCCTCCTGAGTCTCGTGGCGGCCACGCTGGCGGTGATGAACATCATCGCGATTCAGCCGAAGCGCCTCGTGCCGCCGCACCTCGTCGCAGCTCTGCAGGGCCTGCTCATCAACCGCGACGTCGTCGGCGCACTCGAAGTCTGCAAGCGCGTGGAGAACGATTCGTTCCTCACGCGCGTCCTGGCGCAGGGGCTCAACCGCTACCAGCGCAGCGCGTTCGGCCCGTTCGAGTTCAAGGACGCCATCGAAGAAGCGGGCGCCGAAGAAGTGGCCCGCCTCTACCGCAAGACCGATGCGCTGGGCCTGATCGGCTCGATCGCGCCGATGCTCGGCCTGCTCGGAACCGTCATCGGCATGGTCGGCGCGTTCAGCACGATCTCAAGCAGCGGCGCGCGCCCCGAACTGCTCGCCGCGGACATCTCTAAAGCCCTGATTACGACGCTCATGGGTCTGTGCGTGGCGATTCCGACGATGGCGGTGTTCTCATATCTGCGCAACCGCATCGACCATTATGCCGCACTGGCGGCTCAGACCATCGAAGAAATCACCGTCGGGCTTGAGCCCACCGGCGCTCCGCCGGCCGGCGCCGCCCGTGCGGCGGCCGCGGCGCCGGCGCGCCCGATGTCCGCGCCCGCTCCGAGCGGCCCGACGCGGCCTGCCGCCCCCCCGGCTGCGTCTGCGAGGGTGGGTACGTGA
- a CDS encoding VWA domain-containing protein yields the protein MNHEPTSNLNETAAPKPDVYEVLAEESRHTSQYRKPEKVIAPAVSIFLHALFLLIAAILVINPPIRGDGEVQIEFATLAEEELTKLDDPSDAIPTPMDPSLTVSAESPAELFEADPASVSVDLADPGAVDTLGGAGEDFSPGQMLGGGGAGTSFFGIEARGNRFVYIVDVSGSMSEADRIGTLQRNLVESINALPEHASFLIIAYSDNAFAMNDQYRWYKADEQTKFKVRAWISRLVSAGGTEPAPAFEEAFKLKPRPDIIYFMTDGQQTEVLPGFVRALNTRGRRTKINTIIFGSRGGEEIMRQIAKESGGEYRYVPDFGVPNPGGGGGPP from the coding sequence ATGAACCACGAGCCGACGAGCAATCTCAACGAGACCGCGGCGCCCAAGCCCGATGTCTACGAAGTGCTTGCGGAGGAGTCGCGGCACACGTCGCAGTACCGCAAGCCTGAGAAGGTGATCGCTCCGGCGGTGTCGATCTTCCTCCACGCGCTGTTTCTGCTCATCGCCGCGATCCTGGTGATCAACCCGCCGATTCGAGGCGATGGCGAGGTGCAGATCGAGTTCGCCACGCTCGCCGAGGAGGAACTGACCAAACTCGACGACCCTTCCGATGCGATCCCCACGCCGATGGACCCGAGTCTCACCGTCTCGGCCGAGTCGCCGGCCGAACTGTTTGAAGCCGATCCAGCCAGCGTCTCGGTCGATCTGGCCGACCCGGGAGCGGTGGACACGCTGGGCGGCGCCGGGGAGGACTTCAGCCCCGGGCAGATGCTCGGCGGCGGCGGCGCGGGAACGAGCTTCTTCGGCATCGAAGCGCGCGGCAACCGCTTCGTCTACATCGTGGATGTCTCCGGCTCGATGTCCGAAGCTGACCGCATCGGCACGCTGCAGCGCAATCTTGTCGAGTCGATCAACGCGCTTCCCGAGCACGCTTCGTTTCTGATCATTGCCTACAGCGACAATGCTTTTGCGATGAACGATCAGTACCGCTGGTACAAGGCGGATGAGCAGACCAAGTTCAAGGTACGCGCGTGGATCAGCCGCCTCGTGTCGGCGGGAGGCACCGAGCCGGCCCCGGCGTTTGAGGAAGCGTTCAAACTCAAACCGCGACCCGACATCATCTACTTCATGACCGACGGCCAGCAGACCGAAGTGCTGCCAGGCTTCGTCCGGGCCCTCAACACGCGAGGCCGGCGGACCAAGATCAACACCATTATCTTCGGCTCCCGCGGCGGCGAAGAGATCATGCGGCAGATCGCCAAGGAATCAGGCGGCGAGTATCGCTACGTGCCCGACTTCGGCGTGCCCAACCCGGGCGGCGGCGGAGGGCCACCGTGA
- a CDS encoding UMP kinase, giving the protein MPESSRYRKVLLKVSGESLAQTGALGIDPEALNLLAREIIAAIETGTSVAVVVGGGNIVRGAALAKAGLIPQASADYMGMLGTIINGIALKETLDQLGQPARLLSALNITSVAEPFIRGRALRHMEKGRVIILGGGTGNPFCTTDTAAALRATELECDIILKATKVDGVYSSDPKTDPKAKRYERLTFDEAIAAHLKIMDLTAFSMCMEQNLPIVVFDFKVRGNIKAVVEGRPIGTMITSRGG; this is encoded by the coding sequence ATGCCCGAGTCGTCCCGCTATCGGAAAGTCCTGCTGAAAGTCTCCGGTGAGAGCCTGGCTCAGACCGGCGCCCTGGGCATCGATCCGGAGGCCCTCAACCTGCTGGCCCGCGAGATCATCGCCGCCATCGAGACTGGGACCTCCGTTGCCGTGGTCGTCGGCGGGGGCAACATCGTCCGCGGCGCTGCCTTGGCCAAGGCCGGGCTCATCCCGCAGGCCAGCGCCGACTACATGGGCATGCTCGGCACGATTATTAACGGCATCGCCCTCAAAGAGACGCTTGACCAACTCGGCCAGCCGGCGCGACTGCTCTCGGCCCTCAACATCACCTCCGTCGCAGAGCCGTTCATCCGCGGACGGGCCCTGCGGCACATGGAAAAGGGCAGGGTCATTATCCTCGGCGGCGGCACGGGCAACCCCTTCTGCACCACCGACACCGCCGCCGCCCTGCGCGCCACCGAACTCGAATGCGACATCATCCTCAAGGCCACCAAGGTGGATGGCGTCTACTCCTCCGACCCCAAGACCGATCCCAAGGCGAAGCGCTACGAGCGCCTGACGTTCGATGAAGCCATCGCCGCGCACCTCAAGATCATGGACCTCACAGCATTTTCCATGTGCATGGAGCAGAATCTGCCGATCGTGGTCTTTGACTTCAAAGTGCGCGGCAACATCAAGGCCGTCGTCGAGGGCCGGCCGATCGGGACGATGATTACGTCCAGAGGCGGGTGA
- a CDS encoding undecaprenyl-diphosphate phosphatase, producing MTPLQAAILGLVEGITEFLPISSTGHLILTSWLLGLDTPEMKSSVDAFNVVIQGGAILAVLGLYWPRVLQMLRGLIGRDGAGLKLAINLIVAFLPAAVLGPLLAETIETYLFRPVPVVAALATGGVWMIAIDVWYKRCHSHAGGNPPGEQPSADSQLASIGTTIESMTVAQAMLIGLFQCVAMWPGTSRSMMTIAGAMMLGLKPKHAAEFSFLLGLPTLAGACVFKAMKNTDDLAQLGAVPILVGVLVATISAALAVKWLVAFLNKHGLTAFGVYRLVLAAVFGGLVFGGVVTLAN from the coding sequence ATGACTCCACTCCAGGCTGCCATCCTCGGGCTCGTTGAAGGCATCACCGAATTCCTGCCCATCTCTTCGACGGGCCATCTCATTCTCACCTCGTGGCTGCTCGGTCTCGACACGCCGGAGATGAAGTCCAGCGTCGATGCGTTCAACGTTGTCATTCAGGGCGGCGCGATTCTGGCGGTGCTCGGGCTCTACTGGCCGCGCGTGCTGCAGATGCTGCGTGGCCTGATCGGCCGCGACGGGGCCGGGCTGAAACTCGCCATCAACCTCATCGTCGCGTTCCTGCCGGCGGCCGTACTGGGTCCGCTGCTCGCTGAGACGATTGAAACGTACCTGTTTCGTCCGGTGCCCGTCGTGGCGGCTCTGGCGACCGGCGGGGTGTGGATGATCGCCATCGATGTGTGGTACAAGCGCTGCCATTCCCACGCCGGCGGGAATCCACCCGGCGAACAACCGTCCGCCGACTCCCAACTCGCGTCCATCGGCACAACCATCGAAAGCATGACCGTCGCTCAGGCGATGCTCATCGGCCTGTTCCAATGCGTGGCGATGTGGCCCGGCACGAGCCGGTCGATGATGACCATCGCCGGCGCCATGATGCTCGGCCTCAAGCCCAAACACGCCGCCGAATTCTCCTTCCTGCTCGGCCTGCCCACACTCGCGGGCGCGTGCGTCTTCAAGGCAATGAAGAACACCGATGACCTGGCGCAACTCGGCGCCGTGCCGATCCTCGTTGGCGTTCTCGTCGCCACGATCTCGGCAGCGCTCGCCGTGAAGTGGCTCGTCGCGTTCCTCAACAAGCACGGCCTGACCGCGTTCGGCGTGTATCGACTGGTACTTGCTGCCGTCTTCGGCGGCTTGGTGTTCGGTGGCGTGGTAACGCTCGCGAACTGA
- the tnpA gene encoding IS200/IS605 family transposase, with amino-acid sequence MSGTYSQLLLHIVFSTKRRQPWINEELAPHLHAYLGGIVRSEKGTAYEIGGVEDHVHLLVRWRPDESISNLLRNIKTRSSRWIHETRTDLKSFAWQEGYSVFSVSKSQEQVVRNYIQRQVEHHAREDFATELIRLLKAHEIEYEERYVID; translated from the coding sequence ATGTCCGGCACTTATTCACAACTGCTGCTGCACATCGTCTTCTCCACAAAGCGCCGCCAGCCCTGGATCAACGAAGAACTCGCGCCGCACCTGCACGCATACCTCGGCGGCATCGTCCGATCCGAAAAAGGAACGGCCTACGAGATCGGCGGCGTCGAAGATCATGTCCACCTGCTTGTTCGCTGGCGACCCGACGAATCGATCTCCAACCTGCTCCGCAACATCAAAACACGATCATCCCGTTGGATTCACGAAACCCGCACGGATCTCAAGTCATTTGCGTGGCAGGAGGGCTACTCCGTCTTCTCCGTGAGCAAGTCGCAGGAGCAGGTAGTTAGAAACTACATCCAGCGACAGGTCGAGCATCATGCGCGCGAGGACTTCGCAACTGAACTGATTCGTCTGCTCAAAGCGCACGAGATCGAGTACGAAGAACGCTACGTAATTGACTGA
- a CDS encoding alcohol dehydrogenase catalytic domain-containing protein: MRALVFDGKSLSLDVRRAEPAPAEGEAVIRPLKLGVCSTDLEICRGYMGFTGVLGHEFVGVVESISGPDTRRLTGKRVVGGINAVCLKCDMCRAGLSTHCRNRTVLGILGRDGCFADRFTLPAINLVEVPESIDNDTAVFAEPLAAALHAARQLHVEGKPYITVLGDGRLGLLCVQVMAQLNASVRLIGKHPDKMNLCTKWGIKHRHVDDIGRRADQDVVVDCTGSAEGLELALQLVRPRGKVLLKTTVAPTMRKTDLSPVVINEIEIIGSRCGSIPDAVDALLRKQVDVASLISRRFKLDDGVKALQTAAQPGVIKVLLEV; this comes from the coding sequence ATGCGCGCTCTCGTCTTCGACGGCAAATCGCTTTCGCTTGATGTTCGCCGCGCCGAGCCGGCCCCGGCCGAAGGCGAAGCGGTCATCCGTCCGCTGAAACTCGGCGTCTGCTCGACGGATCTGGAAATCTGCCGGGGTTACATGGGCTTCACGGGCGTGCTGGGTCACGAGTTCGTCGGCGTGGTCGAGTCGATCAGCGGGCCGGACACGCGGCGGCTGACCGGCAAGCGCGTGGTGGGGGGGATCAACGCCGTCTGCCTCAAGTGCGACATGTGCCGGGCGGGGCTGAGCACGCACTGCCGCAATCGCACGGTGCTTGGGATTCTCGGCCGCGACGGGTGTTTTGCGGATCGCTTCACCCTGCCGGCGATCAATCTTGTCGAAGTGCCCGAATCGATCGACAACGACACGGCCGTGTTCGCCGAGCCGCTGGCGGCAGCGCTGCACGCGGCGCGGCAGTTGCACGTCGAGGGTAAGCCGTACATCACGGTGCTCGGCGACGGGCGGCTTGGTTTGCTGTGCGTGCAAGTGATGGCGCAACTGAACGCATCGGTGCGATTGATCGGCAAGCATCCGGACAAAATGAACCTGTGCACGAAGTGGGGCATCAAGCACCGGCATGTGGATGACATCGGCCGCCGGGCGGATCAGGATGTGGTCGTCGATTGCACCGGCTCGGCCGAAGGGCTGGAGCTGGCGCTGCAACTGGTGCGCCCGCGCGGCAAGGTGCTGCTCAAGACGACCGTGGCGCCGACGATGCGCAAGACGGACCTCTCGCCGGTGGTCATCAATGAGATAGAGATCATCGGCAGCCGCTGCGGCTCGATTCCCGACGCGGTCGATGCGCTGCTGCGCAAGCAGGTGGACGTGGCGAGTTTGATCTCGCGCCGGTTCAAACTTGATGACGGGGTGAAAGCGCTGCAGACAGCAGCGCAGCCGGGGGTGATTAAAGTCTTGTTGGAGGTGTAG
- a CDS encoding HEAT repeat domain-containing protein, with product MAYARQARSLSIAAALAVGAALLGSLAGCETAGQDIGEALKFNTPSPSQAAAWMFHRDAEKRRLGITLISNAPFGGEEPYLKVYREAVADTDPMVRAASAHALGLNGQPADALLLAKALEDSSQLVRWEAAKGLQRIHNDQAVAPLIAAMVEDEDVDVRMAAATALGQYRERRVIEGLIRGLDDRSLGVAVHARRSLRILTGENFGTDPVAWLDWSRKAAEPFAKGGVYTYPVYTRDKTLLETITPFGRPVFEEPGVPVGYPDAASAAPAAAPGS from the coding sequence ATGGCATACGCACGACAGGCGCGGTCTCTGAGCATCGCGGCCGCTCTCGCAGTGGGAGCAGCGCTGCTCGGCTCGCTGGCGGGCTGCGAGACGGCGGGCCAGGACATCGGCGAAGCGCTCAAGTTCAACACCCCTTCGCCCAGCCAGGCGGCGGCGTGGATGTTCCACCGCGACGCCGAGAAGCGCCGCCTGGGCATCACGCTCATCAGCAATGCGCCCTTCGGCGGCGAAGAGCCCTATCTCAAGGTCTACCGCGAGGCCGTCGCCGACACCGATCCGATGGTCCGCGCCGCCAGCGCTCATGCGCTCGGTCTGAACGGCCAGCCGGCCGATGCGCTGCTGCTGGCCAAGGCGCTCGAGGACTCGTCGCAACTGGTCCGCTGGGAGGCCGCCAAGGGCCTGCAGCGCATCCATAACGATCAGGCGGTCGCGCCGCTCATCGCGGCGATGGTCGAAGATGAAGATGTGGATGTGCGCATGGCCGCCGCCACCGCGCTGGGCCAGTACCGCGAGCGCCGCGTCATCGAGGGGCTCATCCGCGGCCTCGACGATCGCTCGCTGGGAGTGGCCGTGCACGCGCGCCGGTCGCTTCGCATCCTCACAGGCGAGAACTTCGGCACCGATCCCGTCGCCTGGCTCGACTGGAGCCGCAAAGCCGCCGAACCCTTCGCCAAGGGCGGCGTCTACACGTATCCCGTCTACACGCGCGACAAGACTTTGCTCGAGACGATCACGCCCTTTGGCCGGCCGGTCTTTGAAGAGCCTGGCGTGCCGGTGGGTTACCCCGATGCCGCGTCCGCTGCGCCCGCCGCCGCGCCGGGATCGTGA
- a CDS encoding insulinase family protein, whose product MPHIERFDLACGMPLLVERHDTASSVALTWLLPLGSASDEPGRIGASTVLAEWLWRGAGDLDSRGLSDALDRCGVQRSSHVGGRHLSISATLIGSRLAEALPILASVVTRPRFEDASFEAVRDLTLQSIEGLHDEHQQRTMLLARRHFFPEPFNRSGYGEADDVKQLAPEAARQAWSQWARPGGSILALAGDVDGAAVAKQLDELLSGWSGGTVEPKPQAWPAPGMHHEPETIAQVHIAVAAPAPPEPDANNMKQRIATAVLSGGMSGRLFTEVREKRSLCYSVHASYAAGRDFGAIFAYSGTTAERAQETLDVLIAELERVHSGVDESEFARAVVGLKSRLVMQGESTSARASSLAHDLYNRGAARTLDEVRDQVDAVTLEDVNAYLAGRSAGPFTIVTLGPKGLTRREV is encoded by the coding sequence ATGCCCCACATCGAACGATTCGACCTCGCCTGCGGCATGCCGCTGCTCGTCGAGCGCCACGACACCGCCTCGTCGGTCGCACTGACCTGGCTGCTGCCGCTGGGCAGCGCCTCGGATGAGCCGGGCCGGATCGGCGCGAGCACCGTCCTGGCCGAGTGGCTCTGGCGGGGGGCGGGCGATCTCGATTCGCGCGGCCTCTCTGACGCTCTGGACCGCTGCGGCGTGCAGCGATCCAGCCACGTCGGCGGGCGGCACCTGTCCATTTCCGCCACGCTCATCGGTTCGCGCCTCGCCGAGGCCCTGCCGATCCTTGCCTCCGTCGTCACCCGGCCGCGCTTCGAAGACGCGTCCTTCGAAGCCGTGCGCGACCTGACGCTCCAGTCGATCGAAGGCCTGCACGATGAGCACCAGCAGCGCACCATGCTGCTGGCGCGCAGGCACTTCTTCCCCGAACCGTTCAACCGCTCGGGCTACGGCGAGGCGGACGATGTCAAGCAACTCGCGCCGGAGGCGGCGCGGCAGGCGTGGTCGCAGTGGGCCCGGCCCGGCGGTTCGATCCTCGCGCTCGCAGGCGATGTCGATGGCGCCGCAGTGGCGAAACAACTCGATGAACTCCTGAGCGGATGGAGTGGTGGAACGGTCGAACCGAAGCCGCAGGCGTGGCCGGCGCCGGGGATGCACCACGAACCCGAGACGATCGCGCAGGTGCATATCGCCGTCGCGGCCCCGGCGCCGCCTGAACCCGATGCCAACAACATGAAACAGCGCATCGCCACGGCGGTGCTCAGCGGCGGCATGAGCGGGCGGCTCTTCACCGAGGTGCGCGAGAAGCGGTCACTGTGCTACAGCGTGCACGCCTCGTATGCGGCCGGGCGCGACTTCGGCGCGATCTTCGCCTACTCGGGCACGACCGCCGAGCGAGCCCAGGAGACGCTCGATGTGCTGATTGCGGAACTCGAGCGCGTGCACAGCGGCGTGGATGAATCGGAATTCGCGCGTGCCGTAGTCGGCCTCAAGTCGCGCCTGGTCATGCAGGGCGAATCGACCAGCGCCCGGGCGTCGTCGCTGGCCCACGACCTCTACAACCGCGGCGCAGCGCGCACGCTGGATGAGGTGCGCGACCAGGTGGATGCGGTGACGCTGGAGGATGTGAACGCCTATCTCGCCGGCCGCAGCGCGGGCCCGTTCACGATTGTGACCTTGGGGCCGAAGGGTTTGACGCGACGGGAAGTCTGA
- a CDS encoding class II aldolase/adducin family protein gives MGLPFPIDLYDSISSEICRVGERMWRQGFCAGSDGNISARLDDDLIIITPSGVSKGDMRSDSMCVVRVEDGSLIHGPHPSSERAVHLAVYRARHDVEAVIHSHAPRSTAWACTGEPLPEAVHPEAELLLGRIPIVPYVTPGTGLLAEATAEALTSHTAAMLLGNHGTVTLGDSLETALARLEMLESYCRLVIELSLLGKMRRLSETEMADLLKVKREMWGLGDDRD, from the coding sequence ATGGGGCTGCCGTTTCCCATCGACCTGTACGACTCGATCAGCAGCGAGATCTGCCGCGTCGGCGAGCGGATGTGGCGGCAGGGCTTCTGCGCCGGCAGCGATGGCAACATCTCGGCGCGCCTCGACGATGACCTCATCATCATCACCCCCAGCGGAGTGAGCAAAGGCGACATGCGCTCTGACAGCATGTGCGTCGTGCGCGTCGAGGACGGCTCGCTCATCCACGGCCCGCATCCCAGCAGCGAGCGGGCGGTGCACCTGGCTGTCTACCGCGCCCGCCACGACGTCGAAGCCGTGATCCACTCGCACGCGCCGCGGAGCACGGCGTGGGCATGCACGGGTGAGCCGTTGCCCGAAGCGGTTCATCCCGAGGCGGAACTGCTGCTGGGCCGCATTCCCATCGTGCCCTACGTCACGCCCGGCACCGGCCTGCTCGCCGAGGCGACGGCCGAAGCGCTCACGTCCCACACCGCCGCGATGCTGCTGGGCAACCACGGCACGGTGACGCTGGGCGATTCGCTCGAGACCGCCTTGGCCCGGCTGGAGATGCTCGAATCCTACTGCCGTCTGGTGATCGAGCTGAGCCTGCTGGGGAAGATGCGCCGCCTGAGCGAGACGGAGATGGCCGATCTGCTGAAGGTCAAGCGCGAGATGTGGGGGCTGGGCGACGATCGGGACTGA
- a CDS encoding helix-turn-helix transcriptional regulator, translated as MPQPIRRSSKKLPSHRVRELNRLAEQIDRDEGDSIRRRGRAVRARHDALRDIVQLLKAERQRLGLSLTDVGERSGIGKANLSRLENDPDPNPTIDTLMRYADALNKEIRIDITDPPPQRRSA; from the coding sequence ATGCCTCAACCCATTCGCAGGTCATCCAAAAAACTTCCGTCCCACCGCGTCCGCGAACTGAATCGCCTTGCTGAGCAGATCGACCGCGACGAGGGGGACTCGATCAGGCGACGAGGCCGCGCCGTCCGGGCCCGGCACGACGCCCTGCGCGACATCGTACAACTCCTCAAGGCCGAGCGGCAGCGCCTGGGACTGAGCCTGACCGACGTGGGCGAACGGTCCGGGATCGGCAAGGCCAACCTGTCTCGGCTCGAAAACGACCCCGATCCGAATCCGACCATCGACACGCTCATGCGCTACGCCGACGCACTGAACAAGGAGATTCGGATCGACATCACGGACCCGCCGCCGCAGCGCCGATCGGCATAG